The Panicum virgatum strain AP13 chromosome 3N, P.virgatum_v5, whole genome shotgun sequence genome includes the window TCTTCTTTCAATTGGTTTTGAAAACAATTTTCTAGCTGAATTTAACTAGTCATTCACAAAAAGGTTTTGGATCTAGATAGGTGGATATTATTCTATTTTCTTTCTAAAAAGCAAGATATATATGCTCACGTATCGATCTTGTTACCACACACCCTCTTTATAGTGATGGAATCCAATCTTTGCAACTAGCTATTTGGGGACAGCGACCGAATGTTCTGAACCAAATAATTGTGCAGGCATCTAGCCCCTTCAGTTTTACAAGCAGTTTGTATGGATGCATGTTCATTCCAAACGTATGATTGTTGTGGCTAATACACAGAATCATCTGTGATCATTATTGCTAAGTTCTCCACATGCAAACTGTCCGTTTGGATATGAAGAACAGTTTGAGCAGCGTCTGAACTCTGAAATGCCTGAACTTAATTTGCTTTGGTCTCTGAAGCCTTTGGCCTGGAAAAAAAACTGAAACGGGGGGAAACTGTCGGCGTCCGTGTCGTGCAAAGAACAGAAGGTAGGATTTCAGCTCCGTTCGTGTAATTAACCTTCATGAGAGAGTATTGTAATTTCTAATTTACAGATGGAGGCGGAGAGAAGCAAGCTCTGAATCTTTGATAAGGAGGTGGAGGAGTGAGGGCGGGAGAACAGATGCCAGCAAGCAGCTTGAATGGCGACGTGACCGGCGAGGGAAAAGATAGAAAGGTAGATTAGATCCCCCACTCCCCGGGGACAGAAATCTTTGTTCCCTGGCTCCTCGCTCCTCGCCTCACCGCAGTGACCCCGCCGCATTATTCCTCTTGTTTTTCTTCCCTCCACCCTGATGAGCCCAGAACCCATGGTCCACTCTCCCACTCCCTGAGGAGCCCCTCCACGACTTCTATAAATAGCAGCCCTTCCCACACCCCCTCCTCTCATCAGCTCATCACAGCTCTCTTGATCTCTAGCTAGAGATAAGCaagcttcctcttcctctcggtcGAGCGAGCGAGTGATCCTCTCTCACTCCCACCAGGAGCTCGGGTAACTCAAGGAGGCCAGAAGAAGAAATGGCGTCGCTGTCGATGACCAGTAGCTCGGTGCGGGCGCAGTGGACGAAGAAGCAGAACAAGCTGTTCGAGCAGGCTCTGGCCGTGTACGACAAGGACACGCCCGACCGGTGGCACAACATCGCCCGCGCCGTCGGCGGCAAGTCCGCCGAGGAGGTCAGGCGCTACTACGAGCTGCTGGAGGAGGACGTCAAGCACATCGAGTCCGGCAAGGTGCCCTTCCCCGCCTACCGctgccccggcggcgccggcgccggcgccggcgccctcggCTACGAGGCCGACAGGTACGCGCGTGACCGCCCGGCCGCGACGGCGAGCTAATAAGCTCTAGCTCAGCACCGTCTCGTTCTGACCAGCTTGtagccttttctttttctccggCGAGCTGATCGTCTCTGAAAAATCCGTGCGCATGCAGGATGAAGCATCTGAAGATCTAGGCGAACTTCAGAGGATGATGATGGTCGAGAAGAGGCTGCTCAGTGCTCACGCACGTGTATATATGATTGGGACAGCATGCATGTCCATGCTACTCTTAGCAAGTGGTCTGGAGAAGCAAGAAGAATCAGATGAGATGCATGCATGTTACAATCAATTAATAATTTGTATGGGGTGATCGAGTAGTATCCTAGCCTGTCACGCACGCGAGATCGACCGACCCATCGATCTCCCAGCATGTGTCCTTCGTACCCACGCGTATCTGTATTATATCCTAGCTGCATCTGTGTACCATACCAATCAAGAAACATGAACTTGATATTGATGCATTTCTACGAAGATGGCCTCGTTGTTCAGTATGCGTTTGGTGCCGGCCATTCGGCCAATGAACATGGATAAATCTGTGAAAAATACTCTCTCATCTATGTCTAATTAACATGCATGTCCCGGCTGGGCAGGCAACTGAGAACTGACTGCAGCGCGTAGGACTGTCAACAGTGGCGAATCCAGACTTCTAGTCTAGGgggctcttcttcctcctctccccttttcttcttcttctccccttttcttcttcttctccccttctttcttcttcttctcctccccttcttcttcctttcttcctctcaAAATAATAGGGGGGGCTTAGGGGGGTATCCATGGTTTGTGAGGGGGTAGGGGGGCTTGATCCCCCCGCACCCccctggatccgcccctgacTGTCAATGAGCCCAGCTTGAGCGAGCTTGCCGCGCCTTAAGCTTAATCTTGAGCTTGCTAAAAGGTCGCGAGCCTCAGAACTGCCCAAATTAAACCTACAGTTAAGACTCAATCTTGACTCATTTGTAATTCGAGCTAATCTCGAAGCCTAAAGATGGAGCTGCACACGAGTAGTTGAAAGCATAAAATTTTCTGACTTGAGCaattaatcttagttatttTTTGTTATATTGTGATTCAAATTCATTGTACAAGAAAAAGACCAACTTCCGACGGAGCGGAGCGGAAGCCTGATAAAGCAGAAGGCTGGGCCGGAGTTTGCACCACAACATATACCCTTGATTAGGGTTTGCTTCACAGtttattattcctcttgtaagccgccgctaggcaTTGTAAACACACACCGGATGTAGTGAAGTTCTTACTGGCTAGCGCCCGTgatttttacccttcgcattggcaaagttttccacgttaaattcTCGTGTCTTCTGTGGTTTGATTTCGTTGTTCTTCGTCATTTTTTCACCGTCGCTTCTAACATTTTTAACTGTAAACTGGAGTCTTTGTACAAAGTGGCTGGCTTAAACCTTTATTATGATGTTCAAACATAGCCGGCCTAGTTCTTCAAGAAAAAAAGCTTACTCGGCCTCGAGCCTTTTGACGGCCCTATTGCAGCGTGGGCCGTAGGTGACCAGCTCGATGAGGCCCAACGGCGTGAACGAACCGGCCCATAAGTCTGGCACGCGTTCCCAAAGGCCCATGATAACTCGTCGGTGGGACGGGCATTTCccggtcggcggcgcggcaacgcGCGGCGAAACCCCCGCGTTCCCGGCCCTTCGTCTCGCAGTTTCCGGTTTCCCTCGCGCTCACCGTTCCCCCTGACTCGTTGCCCAACCACTGCCTCCGAACCCTGGCACCGCCGCGTGCTCTCGGTGTCGATCTCCGCATCCCCACGCCATGACGAGCTCTCGCGCCGCCTTCGCAACCAGCTCCGGCCTAGCACGCCCCTCGATGAGGCCCGCCTGCGCCCGGTGATCTGATTTGGTCCAATTGGGCGAGCGCTCGGTGACGCGGTCTCCGATAGAAGCAAAGAGGGAATCGATTCGTCGCcgggcgtcctcctcctcggccaaCCAGGTGAATTTCGGCACCCATGCCGTCGTCGCCAGTAAATTGTTGCCCGCCTTCCGATTTGATTATTTGGGTACACTCTACACTAGGTCGTCATTGCATCATTTTGTGCAGCGTGGTTGACGCTTTGGTCAATTTGTTGATTTACGGATGACACCCGCAGCTTCGAAGTATTTCTGTCCTAGATATCCCGTTAATGGTGTGCCGGTTGCCAGTTCAAGGGTTGATTTCACTTGATCCGGCGTAATTCTGCTGCAGTTTTCCTGGTGTTCAGTCCTTTAAAGGTTACTTACAGCTGAATTAGGTGATTACCAGTTATGGTGTCGGTGGCTTGCAGTATCTGGTTTCTTAGTAATAGCCGGGGACACTGATTGGCTTGTTTTCTGTATATATAGTGTATATAAGTTAAGTTAAAAATTAAAACTAGAGGCATGACTTCCCCCATTGCTTTTGCAGGATGGTGTATCGAACAGGTCAAGAGTCAAGACATGTCAGATCCAGCATTTCTATCTGAAGCCCAGCCCACAACAATTGAAGATTTGAATACTGTCCCTTCTG containing:
- the LOC120664522 gene encoding protein RADIALIS-like 3; the encoded protein is MASLSMTSSSVRAQWTKKQNKLFEQALAVYDKDTPDRWHNIARAVGGKSAEEVRRYYELLEEDVKHIESGKVPFPAYRCPGGAGAGAGALGYEADRMKHLKI